A genomic stretch from Halalkalibacillus sediminis includes:
- the ctaG gene encoding cytochrome c oxidase assembly factor CtaG: protein MWDKIQIFGFRALWSPEILLIALILATLYFLFTGPYKHKTGLSEAPSRKQNIYVYTAIALFYIVKGSPLYLLSHIVFMAHMVQMAFFFLVVPILLIKGLPEVWWRKIFATKGLRHVLNLLTKPVIAVLFFNTVFSLYHLPSILDFSKTSNMIHWSVTLFIFFAAFCMWWPLLTPFKDKVLIQPLYKIFYIFANGLLITPACVLIIFADSPLYATYSEPDAFMTALALCVPAGVLQGMNLGGPQIFLNMPLVYDQQAAGIIMKIMQEVIYGAVLANMFYKWFQSENRGIDPLPSQQTIQPNVERG from the coding sequence ATGTGGGATAAAATTCAAATTTTCGGGTTTCGTGCCTTATGGAGTCCTGAAATATTACTTATAGCCCTGATTTTAGCAACTCTTTATTTTTTATTTACTGGTCCATATAAACATAAGACTGGTTTAAGTGAAGCTCCGAGTAGAAAGCAGAATATTTATGTTTACACTGCGATTGCTCTTTTTTACATTGTCAAAGGTTCTCCATTGTACTTACTGTCTCATATCGTTTTCATGGCGCACATGGTTCAGATGGCGTTCTTCTTTCTTGTTGTGCCGATCTTATTGATCAAAGGATTGCCTGAGGTTTGGTGGAGAAAAATCTTCGCAACTAAAGGATTACGTCATGTTTTGAATCTCTTGACTAAACCGGTGATAGCTGTCCTATTTTTTAATACTGTATTTTCTTTATATCATCTTCCGTCCATTTTGGATTTCTCAAAGACGAGTAACATGATTCATTGGTCAGTTACTTTATTCATCTTTTTTGCAGCTTTCTGTATGTGGTGGCCACTATTGACTCCATTTAAGGATAAAGTGCTCATCCAACCGCTTTACAAAATCTTTTATATATTTGCAAATGGTCTTTTGATCACTCCAGCATGTGTTCTGATTATATTTGCGGATTCACCACTATACGCTACCTATTCAGAACCTGACGCATTCATGACTGCACTTGCGTTATGTGTTCCTGCAGGGGTATTGCAAGGAATGAATTTAGGAGGACCTCAGATCTTCTTGAATATGCCGCTAGTTTATGATCAACAAGCTGCTGGAATCATAATGAAAATCATGCAGGAAGTCATTTACGGAGCTGTGTTGGCAAATATGTTCTACAAATGGTTCCAAAGTGAAAATCGTGGAATTGACCCGCTACCATCACAACAAACAATTCAACCTAATGTCGAAAGAGGATGA
- a CDS encoding DUF420 domain-containing protein, which yields MPFLPTISTFFIVLSAILVAIGWTLIVKNKRTAHKNVMIAAAISALTFFILYVSRTLFIGNTSFGGPDEMKIYYTIFLIFHIFLATTGGIFGIITLTLAFKRNISKHRKIGPVTSVIWFFTAITGVTVYLLLYIIYDGGHSTNLFRAIFG from the coding sequence GTGCCCTTCTTACCAACAATAAGTACGTTTTTTATCGTTTTAAGTGCGATTCTTGTAGCAATTGGTTGGACGTTAATTGTTAAAAATAAACGTACAGCACATAAAAATGTTATGATTGCAGCTGCAATTTCAGCTTTAACTTTTTTTATCTTATATGTTTCAAGAACTTTATTCATCGGTAATACTAGCTTTGGCGGTCCCGATGAAATGAAAATCTATTATACAATTTTCTTGATTTTTCACATCTTTTTAGCCACTACTGGTGGTATTTTCGGAATAATCACTTTAACACTTGCATTCAAAAGAAACATTTCTAAACACCGTAAAATTGGACCTGTAACAAGTGTCATATGGTTCTTTACAGCAATAACGGGTGTAACTGTTTATTTGTTGTTATATATCATTTACGATGGTGGACATAGCACGAATTTATTCAGAGCGATCTTCGGATAA
- the ytvI gene encoding sporulation integral membrane protein YtvI, with amino-acid sequence MLKKITKRQWTILIAIIILSVIAYFILPVSVPLIIAFITALLLNPFVRFFSQRFNLSRNIAVTIVFVLFLLVLATIGTYTTTKAVGQVIKITENAPQYISSVEDVLSNLRSDFANFTEEWPKAFVDEIETRASDNLQSFEQQVTEWIKIERISQIFVKIPDYLISIIVYLIALFLFMVDLPHLRNKFYGIMTDSTKEKFKFMNTRLSYVLLGFLKAQFLVSLIIFSVALIGLLFITPEIAFVMSIIIWLVDLIPIIGSIVILGPWAMYMFLTGDMIMGTKLAILAIVLLTIRRTVEPKVMGHHIGLSPLPTLIAMYIGLQLVGILGFFLGPLVVIIFNSAKEAGIIKLNVKI; translated from the coding sequence TTGCTTAAAAAAATTACAAAAAGACAATGGACTATACTTATAGCAATCATAATACTATCTGTTATCGCGTACTTTATATTGCCTGTTTCAGTCCCATTGATCATCGCTTTCATTACTGCTCTTCTCTTAAATCCTTTTGTAAGATTCTTCAGCCAACGCTTCAACCTGTCTAGGAATATCGCCGTCACAATTGTATTTGTTTTATTTCTATTAGTACTCGCGACAATTGGTACATACACCACGACTAAAGCAGTTGGTCAGGTTATAAAAATCACAGAAAACGCCCCTCAATATATAAGTAGCGTTGAAGACGTATTGAGTAATTTGCGTTCTGATTTTGCAAACTTTACTGAAGAATGGCCAAAAGCCTTTGTTGATGAAATAGAGACCCGAGCCAGTGATAATTTACAATCATTCGAACAACAGGTAACTGAATGGATTAAGATTGAGCGAATTTCTCAAATCTTCGTTAAGATACCTGATTACTTGATTAGTATAATTGTTTATTTGATTGCTCTGTTTTTATTCATGGTTGACTTACCCCACTTAAGGAACAAATTTTATGGAATTATGACTGACTCAACCAAAGAGAAGTTCAAATTTATGAACACTCGATTATCTTATGTATTACTTGGTTTCTTAAAGGCTCAATTCTTAGTTAGTTTGATTATATTTTCTGTTGCCTTAATTGGCTTACTTTTCATTACACCTGAAATCGCGTTTGTCATGTCCATAATAATTTGGCTTGTCGACTTGATACCTATCATCGGTTCAATCGTCATACTTGGTCCCTGGGCGATGTATATGTTCTTGACAGGTGATATGATCATGGGTACGAAACTGGCTATTCTAGCCATCGTATTATTGACTATACGACGTACAGTGGAACCGAAAGTAATGGGACACCACATTGGCCTCTCACCTTTGCCGACATTAATTGCTATGTATATCGGTTTACAGTTAGTTGGGATATTAGGGTTCTTTTTAGGGCCATTAGTCGTAATAATTTTCAACTCAGCAAAAGAAGCTGGTATCATTAAACTTAATGTGAAAATATAA
- a CDS encoding YugN family protein, whose product MRMENNEIEGIVIAQEPLTYTMNKNGFVLGGQWDYERVTYDYKINSPEKNITYYIRVNGLAVDGDVDKGGAIVKLMAPLLGKHYYPHGVEYGEGETFPDHVLDKAEKKLSTIAEELKSFQEEVNK is encoded by the coding sequence ATGAGAATGGAAAATAATGAAATTGAAGGTATCGTCATTGCTCAAGAACCATTAACTTACACAATGAATAAGAACGGATTTGTACTAGGAGGTCAATGGGATTACGAACGTGTCACATATGATTACAAAATTAATTCACCTGAGAAGAATATAACTTATTATATTCGTGTGAATGGTTTGGCAGTTGATGGTGACGTTGATAAAGGTGGCGCAATCGTCAAGTTAATGGCACCGCTTCTTGGTAAACACTATTATCCTCACGGAGTCGAGTATGGTGAAGGAGAAACTTTCCCTGACCATGTGTTGGATAAGGCTGAGAAAAAACTTTCAACAATTGCAGAAGAATTGAAATCTTTTCAAGAAGAAGTCAATAAATAA
- the ylbD gene encoding spore coat protein YlbD, translated as MSSQELPREVKRFKEFVQEHPRLVEAVKNKEYTWQQLYDLWNREGEEALFWEAFDKEINNNNSSIDHGKWMKQTMDILSNVDLDKLDHQIRGLSKAIDQLQDFVQSSKRPQSPYHRRTKRF; from the coding sequence ATGTCTAGTCAAGAATTACCAAGAGAAGTCAAACGTTTTAAGGAGTTTGTCCAGGAGCATCCTCGTTTAGTTGAAGCTGTAAAAAATAAAGAGTACACGTGGCAACAACTATATGATTTATGGAACCGTGAGGGAGAAGAGGCTCTTTTTTGGGAAGCTTTTGATAAAGAAATAAACAACAATAATTCATCCATCGATCATGGCAAGTGGATGAAACAGACCATGGATATATTATCCAATGTAGATTTGGATAAATTAGATCACCAAATAAGAGGATTATCTAAAGCGATTGATCAATTACAAGATTTTGTTCAGTCCTCAAAACGCCCGCAGTCACCGTATCATAGAAGAACAAAGAGGTTTTAA
- a CDS encoding YlbF family regulator, with the protein MLANIEVIEVLEQAEKLGKMIKKSDDFEAYQSHQAELYSDGQAKKLVDDFTNMKDQYEDVQRFGRYHPDYYKIMKEIRTTKREMDMNDFVASYRQSETKLQELLDDVSEIIAHEISPSVKVPREGLALKDSGCGCGSGGGCGCAS; encoded by the coding sequence ATGCTAGCTAACATAGAAGTGATTGAAGTACTCGAGCAAGCTGAAAAGCTCGGGAAGATGATAAAGAAGTCAGACGATTTTGAAGCATATCAATCACATCAAGCAGAGCTTTATAGTGATGGGCAAGCGAAGAAACTTGTTGATGACTTTACTAATATGAAAGACCAATATGAGGATGTACAACGATTCGGGCGTTATCATCCGGATTATTATAAAATCATGAAAGAAATACGTACAACCAAACGAGAAATGGATATGAATGATTTCGTAGCCTCTTATAGACAGTCTGAAACAAAGCTGCAAGAACTGTTAGATGACGTCTCAGAGATCATTGCTCACGAAATCAGTCCAAGTGTCAAAGTTCCGCGTGAAGGTCTAGCGTTAAAGGATTCAGGCTGTGGTTGCGGAAGCGGCGGCGGGTGCGGTTGCGCATCGTAA
- a CDS encoding YlbG family protein gives MITKRQGIVVWLKNLKYSRKLKRYGHMIYTSRKQKYMLIYINQEDVEDIIKELEDLHFVKEVERSYRPYVEEVYESKIPEKPKKEHEIQSI, from the coding sequence GTGATTACAAAAAGACAAGGAATAGTAGTTTGGTTAAAAAACCTTAAATACAGTCGTAAATTAAAGCGTTACGGACATATGATTTACACTTCACGAAAACAAAAATACATGCTTATTTACATCAACCAAGAAGATGTTGAAGATATTATCAAAGAATTAGAAGATCTTCACTTCGTAAAAGAAGTCGAACGTTCATACAGACCTTACGTGGAAGAGGTTTATGAGTCAAAAATCCCCGAAAAACCAAAAAAGGAACATGAGATCCAATCGATCTAA
- a CDS encoding DUF7147 family protein: MTQRFIKLGDGYGDVYELFTLINNMEERVQHLIVFHNNDEKPKSSLAAIFKPTEKGAFQPIYICLEGIPRTENGKPNVRLDEFKHISERIQKKLIEIEVPPSSSYHEEEIYFQHLISILRLNHLLKPL, from the coding sequence ATGACTCAACGATTTATCAAGCTCGGTGATGGCTACGGAGATGTTTATGAATTATTTACATTAATAAATAACATGGAAGAACGAGTTCAACATTTGATTGTCTTCCACAATAACGATGAAAAACCCAAATCTTCACTAGCAGCTATTTTCAAACCAACAGAAAAAGGGGCATTTCAACCCATTTATATATGTTTGGAAGGAATTCCTAGAACTGAAAACGGAAAGCCTAACGTCAGGTTGGATGAATTCAAGCATATAAGTGAAAGAATACAAAAAAAGCTAATTGAAATTGAAGTTCCTCCTTCAAGCTCTTACCACGAAGAAGAGATTTATTTTCAACACCTGATCTCAATACTTCGGCTGAATCATTTGTTAAAGCCTTTATGA
- the rsmD gene encoding 16S rRNA (guanine(966)-N(2))-methyltransferase RsmD has product MRVISGKFKSHSLKSVPHSNTRPTTDKVKEALFHFLGPYFDGGKALDLFAGSGNLGIEGLSRGMDHVTFVDKDSKAIKTIHENIKLLGIAEKCEVFRNDAFRALKAASNREKTFDYVFLDPPYGKISYSKLLHVLNDEKLLNNGAIVICEHAYDDKLNDLPQEFQEIKQDAYSKSISITILQYDLGGN; this is encoded by the coding sequence ATGAGAGTTATTTCAGGAAAATTCAAAAGTCATTCATTAAAATCAGTGCCTCATTCGAACACACGCCCAACAACCGATAAAGTAAAGGAAGCTTTATTTCATTTTTTAGGCCCATATTTTGATGGTGGAAAAGCGTTAGATCTTTTTGCTGGTAGTGGCAACCTTGGAATTGAAGGGCTCAGTCGTGGGATGGATCATGTTACTTTCGTTGATAAAGACTCAAAAGCGATCAAGACCATTCATGAAAATATAAAACTTCTTGGAATTGCTGAAAAATGCGAGGTCTTTCGAAACGATGCTTTTCGTGCGCTGAAGGCGGCTTCTAATAGAGAAAAAACCTTTGATTATGTATTTCTTGACCCGCCATATGGAAAAATATCATATAGTAAGCTTTTACATGTATTGAATGATGAGAAACTTTTAAACAACGGAGCAATCGTTATATGTGAACATGCTTACGATGACAAGCTTAATGACTTACCACAAGAATTTCAGGAAATAAAACAAGATGCATATAGCAAGAGTATTAGTATTACTATTTTGCAATATGATTTAGGAGGAAATTAA
- the coaD gene encoding pantetheine-phosphate adenylyltransferase: MGKTAICPGSFDPITYGHLDIIQRGAKVFDHVVVAVFNNQAKSPLFDIEEKLQLIREATKDLPNVSVDVSKGLLVDYASSKNADCILRGLRAVSDFEYEMQITSMNRKLNEEIETFFMMTNNQYSFLSSSIVKEAARFDADVSDLVPPVVAEALKKKFNS, from the coding sequence ATGGGAAAAACAGCAATCTGTCCAGGGAGTTTCGATCCGATTACATATGGTCATCTGGATATCATCCAACGTGGAGCAAAAGTTTTTGATCATGTCGTTGTTGCAGTATTTAACAATCAAGCAAAATCTCCTCTGTTTGATATTGAAGAAAAATTACAACTGATTCGTGAAGCTACAAAAGATTTACCTAATGTTTCAGTTGATGTCAGTAAAGGATTACTCGTAGATTATGCATCATCAAAGAATGCTGACTGTATTTTAAGAGGGCTAAGAGCTGTCAGTGATTTTGAATACGAAATGCAGATCACATCGATGAACCGCAAGTTGAATGAAGAAATCGAAACATTTTTTATGATGACGAACAACCAGTATTCATTCCTGAGTTCAAGTATAGTAAAGGAAGCTGCTCGATTTGATGCAGATGTTTCAGATCTAGTTCCACCAGTGGTAGCAGAAGCATTGAAGAAAAAATTCAACTCATAA
- the ylbJ gene encoding sporulation integral membrane protein YlbJ, with the protein MGEIIKSIVYACSVSFLAAAIIIFPDQSFEASIRGLNLWLEIVLPSLLPFFIVSELLLAFGVVQLIGVLLEPMMRPLFNVPGSGGVVLGMGMASGYPAGAKFTSNLRKSKVLTRIEAERLVSFTNASNPLFIFGAISIGFFHDPKAGLLLAAAHYIAAILVGLTMRFYRGRHSSLNREHKIGFFERLTASWKSLHHTRLEQSQPLGQILGQAVMSSLQTLCLIGGFIVLFSVINKLLFLTGVTKWFSSIISVIFEAFTLPSELTLPFLAGIFEITLGSQMISQADTELLHQFIFVSAILAFNGFSIQAQVASILAQTDIRFLPYFIGRILHVIYAVTLTWIFFRPLYLERELFSPSATPVDSEAKLNLYEFWVMRWIEFYAPIITVIAVGYACIYIFFQLKKTW; encoded by the coding sequence GTGGGGGAAATTATTAAATCAATTGTTTATGCGTGTAGTGTCTCCTTTTTGGCAGCAGCGATCATCATTTTTCCTGATCAATCTTTTGAAGCCTCCATTCGAGGTCTGAATCTATGGTTGGAGATCGTTCTACCTTCACTATTACCTTTTTTTATCGTCTCAGAGTTGTTACTGGCTTTCGGGGTTGTCCAGCTGATTGGTGTTTTACTTGAACCCATGATGAGACCTTTATTCAACGTACCTGGGTCAGGTGGGGTTGTACTAGGAATGGGGATGGCTAGTGGTTATCCAGCAGGAGCGAAGTTCACGTCCAATTTACGAAAAAGTAAGGTTCTTACGCGAATTGAAGCTGAAAGGTTAGTATCTTTTACTAATGCTTCAAACCCTTTATTTATATTTGGAGCTATATCTATCGGCTTCTTCCATGACCCAAAGGCAGGTCTTCTACTCGCAGCTGCCCACTACATAGCCGCTATACTTGTTGGATTAACTATGCGGTTCTATAGAGGCAGACATTCTTCTTTAAATAGAGAACACAAAATTGGTTTTTTTGAAAGATTAACAGCTTCCTGGAAGTCGCTGCATCATACAAGGTTGGAACAATCACAACCTTTAGGCCAAATTTTAGGACAAGCTGTCATGAGTTCTCTTCAGACGTTATGTTTAATAGGTGGGTTTATTGTATTATTTTCTGTTATAAATAAACTGTTATTTTTAACAGGAGTAACCAAGTGGTTCAGTTCTATCATTTCTGTGATTTTTGAAGCATTTACCTTACCCAGTGAATTAACTCTTCCTTTTTTAGCAGGAATTTTCGAAATTACTTTAGGGTCTCAGATGATTTCACAAGCAGATACTGAGCTGCTACATCAATTCATTTTCGTCAGTGCGATACTAGCTTTCAATGGTTTCTCTATACAAGCACAAGTAGCAAGCATCCTTGCCCAAACTGATATTAGGTTCCTCCCATATTTTATAGGTAGGATTTTACATGTAATATACGCAGTCACATTAACTTGGATTTTTTTCAGACCCCTATATTTAGAGCGGGAGCTTTTCTCCCCTTCAGCTACCCCCGTTGATAGTGAGGCTAAATTGAATCTCTATGAATTTTGGGTGATGCGCTGGATCGAGTTTTATGCACCGATTATTACAGTGATTGCAGTCGGATATGCATGTATTTATATCTTCTTTCAATTAAAAAAGACCTGGTGA
- a CDS encoding patatin-like phospholipase family protein, translating to MSRPKIGLALGSGGARGFSHLGVIKVLEENDIPVDYVAGSSMGALVGSFYCAGQSVEHMYQLALTLKKKYFMDFTVPKMGLVQGERVKSYIRMFTYEKKLEDFPIPLSVVATDVHSGEKVILREGDAASAVRASISIPGVFVPEKIEDRLLVDGGVIDRVPISVVKAMGADIIIAIDCSKFESNMDVHSIYDIIMQSIDIMQDEITQKVMMDADFVLRPKVYQYSSRNYTDIKEIILEGEKEAERFVEKIKKQIRDWKE from the coding sequence ATGAGCCGACCTAAAATAGGACTGGCACTTGGGTCTGGTGGAGCAAGAGGATTCTCCCACCTAGGAGTTATAAAGGTGTTAGAAGAAAATGATATACCGGTTGATTACGTTGCAGGAAGCAGTATGGGAGCTTTAGTCGGTTCTTTTTATTGTGCGGGTCAAAGCGTTGAGCACATGTATCAATTAGCTTTGACTTTAAAGAAAAAGTACTTTATGGATTTTACAGTTCCAAAAATGGGTTTGGTTCAAGGGGAAAGAGTGAAGTCATATATTAGAATGTTTACATATGAAAAAAAACTGGAAGACTTTCCGATCCCTTTATCAGTTGTCGCAACAGATGTACACTCTGGTGAGAAGGTCATTTTAAGAGAGGGAGATGCTGCCTCTGCGGTAAGAGCTAGTATATCTATCCCTGGAGTATTTGTCCCAGAAAAAATAGAAGATCGATTGTTGGTGGATGGTGGGGTAATTGACCGAGTGCCAATTTCAGTTGTCAAAGCTATGGGGGCAGACATTATTATAGCGATTGATTGTTCGAAGTTCGAAAGTAATATGGATGTACATTCTATTTACGATATTATTATGCAAAGTATTGATATCATGCAAGATGAAATAACACAGAAAGTCATGATGGATGCGGACTTTGTCCTTCGCCCTAAAGTTTATCAATATAGTTCGAGAAACTATACGGATATCAAAGAGATAATTCTTGAAGGTGAAAAGGAAGCTGAAAGATTTGTAGAGAAAATTAAAAAACAAATTAGGGATTGGAAGGAATAG
- a CDS encoding SepM family pheromone-processing serine protease, translated as MLLTRKQFIFLLITLVVAIFLSYYKIDYYIYQPGDTRALNDVVQIDEGFDSEGDMHLVTVRGGQATPLYYLWAQLRTHYDIYDLEDIRPEGISQDEYMETQLHFMESSQEAATVVAYEAAEKDITIEYKGVYVVAVIEDMPAKGHLEPGDRIIEVEGKEIDSDRSLTDQLNEMSPGDEVELKVLRDEMERSISFELGSFPDEPERAGMGVSLVTDRDVTVNPEVNFDSGTIGGPSAGMMFSLEIYDQLTEEDITKGRYIAGTGEVDYEGNVYRIGGIDKKVVAADKDGADIFFAPNENGKSESNYEVAKATAEEIETSMEIVPVDTFSDALEYLEGLE; from the coding sequence ATGTTGTTAACTCGTAAGCAATTCATTTTTTTATTAATAACGCTAGTAGTAGCAATATTTTTAAGCTACTACAAGATCGATTATTACATTTATCAACCGGGAGACACTCGAGCATTGAATGATGTGGTACAAATTGACGAAGGCTTTGATAGTGAAGGTGACATGCATTTAGTTACTGTTAGGGGAGGTCAAGCGACCCCGTTGTATTATTTATGGGCCCAATTAAGAACACACTATGACATCTATGATTTGGAAGATATTCGTCCCGAAGGTATTAGTCAAGACGAATACATGGAGACCCAGCTTCATTTTATGGAGTCCTCTCAAGAGGCTGCTACAGTTGTCGCTTATGAAGCAGCTGAGAAAGATATTACTATTGAGTATAAAGGTGTTTACGTAGTTGCAGTCATTGAAGATATGCCAGCTAAAGGGCATTTGGAACCAGGAGACCGTATTATTGAAGTCGAAGGAAAAGAAATTGATTCAGACCGTTCATTAACTGATCAATTAAATGAAATGTCTCCCGGGGATGAAGTAGAGTTAAAAGTGCTGAGAGATGAGATGGAGCGATCGATATCATTTGAGTTAGGGTCTTTCCCAGATGAACCTGAAAGAGCTGGTATGGGCGTGTCGTTAGTGACTGACCGTGATGTAACCGTGAATCCAGAAGTCAACTTTGATAGTGGTACCATTGGAGGCCCGAGTGCCGGTATGATGTTTTCACTTGAAATTTATGATCAACTGACTGAGGAAGATATAACGAAAGGCCGGTACATAGCTGGTACTGGTGAAGTGGACTATGAAGGCAATGTTTATCGTATAGGCGGGATTGATAAGAAAGTGGTTGCTGCAGATAAGGATGGAGCCGACATCTTCTTCGCTCCAAATGAAAATGGAAAATCAGAGTCCAATTATGAAGTAGCGAAAGCTACCGCAGAAGAAATTGAAACGTCGATGGAGATCGTACCGGTAGATACTTTCTCAGACGCATTAGAATACTTGGAAGGCTTAGAATAA
- a CDS encoding nucleotidyltransferase gives MKACGLIVEYNPFHNGHKYHFESSKEKTNADVTVAVMSGSFLQRGEPAIIDKFHRTKAALSHGVDIIIELPFVYAVQYADLFAHGSVQLLSSLGVDTVCFGSEEGSIEPFKDAYKTYIKNEKKFKKKLHENLDLGQSFPTASRNAYDEIGLVSNTIDLGQPNNILGFSYVKAAASMPNQINVDTIQRTKSGYHDPTINEDIASATSIRKEIISVNELTKGAIQALPDATIEQLKAYQRENGQWHDWSYYFPFLRYLIETKSIEELQQIHGMEEGLEYRMKQTIKEADDFEGWMKLLKTKRYTWTRIQRVLTHLLTNTKKEEIESIKKLEEAPYIRILGMSKNGREFIQQQKKQLDQPLIANLQEFEHPMLQIEERASDAYYSVLSSTQKKRMKKQELTGPILL, from the coding sequence ATGAAAGCATGTGGCTTAATAGTAGAGTACAACCCTTTTCACAATGGACATAAATATCACTTTGAATCTTCAAAAGAAAAAACAAATGCTGATGTTACTGTAGCAGTGATGAGCGGATCCTTTTTACAACGAGGAGAACCTGCAATCATTGATAAATTTCATCGTACAAAAGCAGCTCTTTCTCACGGGGTCGATATCATTATTGAGCTTCCTTTTGTTTACGCAGTCCAATATGCTGATTTATTCGCCCACGGATCTGTACAATTGCTCTCAAGCTTAGGTGTGGATACAGTCTGTTTCGGGAGCGAAGAAGGTAGTATTGAACCATTCAAAGATGCGTATAAGACTTATATAAAAAATGAAAAGAAATTCAAAAAGAAGCTACACGAAAATTTAGATTTGGGCCAATCTTTTCCTACCGCTAGTAGAAATGCTTATGATGAAATCGGATTAGTTTCAAATACTATCGATTTAGGTCAGCCGAATAATATATTAGGATTCAGTTATGTAAAAGCTGCCGCTTCTATGCCAAATCAAATCAATGTAGATACTATCCAGCGCACTAAAAGTGGATACCATGATCCTACTATTAACGAGGACATTGCTAGTGCTACAAGCATCCGTAAAGAAATCATTTCAGTCAATGAATTGACAAAAGGTGCGATTCAAGCCCTACCTGATGCGACAATCGAACAATTGAAAGCTTATCAGAGAGAAAACGGACAGTGGCATGACTGGTCCTACTACTTCCCTTTTCTACGATACTTGATTGAAACAAAATCAATTGAAGAGCTTCAACAGATACACGGGATGGAAGAAGGTCTGGAGTATCGCATGAAACAAACAATAAAAGAGGCTGATGATTTTGAAGGTTGGATGAAATTACTTAAAACGAAAAGATATACCTGGACAAGAATCCAGCGAGTGTTAACCCATCTATTAACGAACACGAAAAAAGAAGAAATAGAATCGATTAAAAAGTTAGAAGAAGCACCTTATATTCGTATACTGGGAATGTCCAAGAATGGGAGAGAGTTTATTCAGCAACAAAAAAAACAGTTAGACCAACCTCTAATCGCTAACCTACAAGAATTTGAACATCCAATGCTTCAAATCGAGGAAAGAGCCTCTGATGCATACTACTCAGTGCTTTCCAGTACGCAAAAAAAGAGAATGAAGAAACAAGAATTAACGGGACCGATTCTTTTATAA
- a CDS encoding YceD family protein produces MKLSLQKIQAQAPYSFSESVDVSDLESMDNDIREISEVEINGEATAESKLIAVRFQVTGQMILPCARTLKDVEYPFDFEAVEQFTTVSYEASEENEIHFIDREVLDLTPFIKENILLEVPIRVFSEDSSVDQITADGNGWSLLEEDEHQEAQTEETVDEEQSSEQKVDPRLSSLKEYFKDNND; encoded by the coding sequence ATGAAATTATCGTTACAAAAAATACAAGCACAAGCTCCGTATTCGTTTTCTGAAAGTGTTGATGTCTCTGATCTGGAATCGATGGATAATGATATCAGAGAGATCTCTGAAGTGGAGATCAATGGGGAAGCAACAGCCGAAAGTAAACTGATTGCGGTACGATTTCAAGTGACTGGTCAGATGATTTTACCGTGTGCTCGAACACTTAAAGATGTAGAGTACCCATTTGATTTTGAAGCTGTTGAACAATTTACAACTGTAAGTTACGAAGCTTCAGAAGAAAATGAAATTCATTTTATTGACCGAGAAGTGCTTGACTTAACACCTTTTATCAAGGAAAATATTTTATTGGAAGTTCCTATTCGTGTCTTTAGCGAAGATTCAAGTGTGGATCAGATTACAGCTGATGGAAACGGTTGGAGTCTTCTAGAAGAAGATGAACATCAAGAAGCTCAGACAGAGGAAACTGTCGATGAAGAACAATCTTCAGAGCAGAAAGTTGATCCTCGTCTATCATCCTTGAAAGAGTATTTTAAAGATAACAACGATTAA
- the rpmF gene encoding 50S ribosomal protein L32 encodes MAVPKRKTSKKVKRQRRTHKKLHVPGMVECSNCGEYTKPHHVCKACGHYDGKEVVEK; translated from the coding sequence ATGGCAGTACCAAAGAGAAAAACTTCTAAGAAAGTGAAACGCCAACGTCGTACACACAAAAAGCTTCATGTCCCTGGCATGGTAGAATGTTCAAATTGCGGAGAGTACACAAAACCTCACCACGTTTGTAAAGCATGTGGTCACTACGATGGGAAAGAAGTAGTTGAGAAATAA